A single region of the Canis lupus dingo isolate Sandy chromosome 38, ASM325472v2, whole genome shotgun sequence genome encodes:
- the DCAF8 gene encoding DDB1- and CUL4-associated factor 8 isoform X1: protein MSSKGSSADGKTDLANGSLSSSPEEMSGAEEGRETSSGIEVEASDLSLSLTGDDGGPNRTSTGSRGTDTESSGEDKDSDSMEDTGHYSINDENQVHDRSEEEEEEEEEEEEHPRRRVQRKRANRDQDSSDDERALEDWVSSETSALPRPRWQALPALRERELGSSARFVYEACGARVFVQRFRLQHGLEGHTGCVNTLHFNQRGTWLASGSDDLKVVVWDWVRRQPVLDFESGHKSNVFQAKFLPNSGDSTLAMCARDGQVRVAELSATQCCKNTKRVAQHKGASHKLALEPDSPCTFLSAGEDAVVFTIDLRQDRPASKLVVTKEKEKKVGLYTIYVNPANTHQFAVGGRDQFVRIYDQRKIDENENNGVLKKFCPHHLVNSESKANITCLVYSHDGTELLASYNDEDIYLFNSSHSDGAQYVKRYKGHRNNATVKGVNFYGPKSEFVVSGSDCGHIFLWEKSSCQIVQFMEGDKGGVVSMPCSAAWLRALAGKVNCLEPHPHLPVLATSGLDHDVKIWAPTAETSTELTGLKDVIKKNKRERDEDSLHHTDLFDSHMLWFLMHHLRQRRHHRRWREPGVGATDADSDESPSSSDTSDEEEGPDRVQCMPS from the exons ATGTCCAGCAAAGGGAGCAGCGCAGATGGCAAAACAGACTTAGCCAATG GAAGCCTGTCTAGCAGTCCAGAGGAGATGTCTGGCgctgaggaggggagggagacatCCTCAGGCATTGAAGTGGAAGCCTCGGACCTGAGCTTGAGCTTGACTGGGGATGATGGTGGCCCCAATCGCACCAGCACAGGAAGTCGGGGTACAGATACAGAGAGCTCAGGTGAAGACAAGGACTCTGACAGCATGGAGGACACTGGCCATTACTCCATCAATGATGAAAACCAAGTCCATGACCgctcagaggaagaagaagaagaagaggaggaggaggaagagcatcCTCGGCGCCGTGTCCAGCGGAAGCGGGCCAACCGTGACCAGGACTCGTCAGATGATGAGCGGGCCCTGGAGGACTGGGTGTCTTCAGAGACATCCGCCCTGCCCCGACCTCGCTGGCAAGCCCTTCCTGCCCTGCGGGAGCGGGAGCTGGGTTCCAGTGCCCGTTTTGTATACGAGGCTTGTGGAGCAAGAGTCTTTGTGCAGCGTTTCCGCCTACAGCATGGGCTTGAGGGCCATACTGGTTGTGTCAACACCCTGCACTTTAACCAGCGCGGCACCTGGCTGGCCAGTGGCAGCGATGACCTGAAAGTGGTGGTTTGGGACTGGGTGCGGCGGCAGCCAGTACTGGACTTTGAGAGCGGCCACAAAAGCAATGTCTTCCAG GCCAAGTTCCTTCCTAACAGTGGTGATTCCACCCTGGCCATGTGTGCCCGTGATGGGCAGGTGCGGGTAGCAGAGCTATCTGCTACACAGTGTTGCAAGAATACGAAGCGTGTGGCCCAACACAAGGGAGCGTCCCACAAG ttGGCCCTGGAACCGGACTCTCCCTGTACGTTTCTGTCCGCAGGTGAAGATGCAGTTGTCTTCACCATTGACCTCAGACAAGACCGGCCAGCTTC GAAACTGGTGGtgacaaaagaaaaggagaagaaagtgggGCTGTATACGATCTATGTGAATCCTGCCAATACCCACCAGTTTGCAGTGGGTGGACGAGATCAGTTTGTAAG GATTTACGACCAGAGGAAGATTGATGAGAACGAGAACAATGGAGTGCTCAAGAAATTCTGTCCTCATCACCTG GTGAACAGTGAGTCCAAAGCAAACATCACCTGTCTTGTGTACAGCCACGACGGCACAG AGCTCCTGGCCAGCTACAATGACGAAGACATTTACCTCTTCAACTCCTCTCACAGCGATGGGGCCCAGTATGTGAAGAGATACAAGGGCCACAGGAATAATGCCACAG TAAAAGGCGTCAATTTCTATGGCCCCAAGAGTGAGTTTGTGGTGAGCGGCAGTGACTGCGGGCACATCTTCCTTTGGGAGAAGTCCTCCTGCCAGATCGTTCAGTTCATGGAGGGGGACAAGGGAGGCGTGGTGAGTATGCCGTGCTCGGCTGCCTGGCTCCGTGCCCTCGCCGGCAAG GTGAACTGTCTCGAGCCCCACCCTCACCTGCCAGTGCTGGCAACCAGTGGCCTTGACCATGACGTCAAGATCTGGGCGCCCACAGCTGAAACTTCCACTGAACTGACAGGGCTGAAGGAC GTGATTAAGAAGAACAAGCGGGAGCGGGATGAAGATAGCTTGCACCACACCGACCTGTTTGATAGCCACATGCTCTGGTTCCTCATGCATCACCTGAGACAGAGACGCCACCACCGG CGCTGGCGAGAACCTGGGGTTGGGGCCACAGATGCGGACTCCGACGAGTCTCCCAGCTCCTCCGACACCTCGGACGAGGAGGAGGGCCCCGACCGGGTGCAGTGCATGCCGTCCTGA
- the DCAF8 gene encoding DDB1- and CUL4-associated factor 8 isoform X2 yields MSSKGSSADGKTDLANGSLSSSPEEMSGAEEGRETSSGIEVEASDLSLSLTGDDGGPNRTSTGSRGTDTESSGEDKDSDSMEDTGHYSINDENQVHDRSEEEEEEEEEEEEHPRRRVQRKRANRDQDSSDDERALEDWVSSETSALPRPRWQALPALRERELGSSARFVYEACGARVFVQRFRLQHGLEGHTGCVNTLHFNQRGTWLASGSDDLKVVVWDWVRRQPVLDFESGHKSNVFQAKFLPNSGDSTLAMCARDGQVRVAELSATQCCKNTKRVAQHKGASHKLALEPDSPCTFLSAGEDAVVFTIDLRQDRPASKLVVTKEKEKKVGLYTIYVNPANTHQFAVGGRDQFVRIYDQRKIDENENNGVLKKFCPHHLVNSESKANITCLVYSHDGTELLASYNDEDIYLFNSSHSDGAQYVKRYKGHRNNATVKGVNFYGPKSEFVVSGSDCGHIFLWEKSSCQIVQFMEGDKGGVVNCLEPHPHLPVLATSGLDHDVKIWAPTAETSTELTGLKDVIKKNKRERDEDSLHHTDLFDSHMLWFLMHHLRQRRHHRRWREPGVGATDADSDESPSSSDTSDEEEGPDRVQCMPS; encoded by the exons ATGTCCAGCAAAGGGAGCAGCGCAGATGGCAAAACAGACTTAGCCAATG GAAGCCTGTCTAGCAGTCCAGAGGAGATGTCTGGCgctgaggaggggagggagacatCCTCAGGCATTGAAGTGGAAGCCTCGGACCTGAGCTTGAGCTTGACTGGGGATGATGGTGGCCCCAATCGCACCAGCACAGGAAGTCGGGGTACAGATACAGAGAGCTCAGGTGAAGACAAGGACTCTGACAGCATGGAGGACACTGGCCATTACTCCATCAATGATGAAAACCAAGTCCATGACCgctcagaggaagaagaagaagaagaggaggaggaggaagagcatcCTCGGCGCCGTGTCCAGCGGAAGCGGGCCAACCGTGACCAGGACTCGTCAGATGATGAGCGGGCCCTGGAGGACTGGGTGTCTTCAGAGACATCCGCCCTGCCCCGACCTCGCTGGCAAGCCCTTCCTGCCCTGCGGGAGCGGGAGCTGGGTTCCAGTGCCCGTTTTGTATACGAGGCTTGTGGAGCAAGAGTCTTTGTGCAGCGTTTCCGCCTACAGCATGGGCTTGAGGGCCATACTGGTTGTGTCAACACCCTGCACTTTAACCAGCGCGGCACCTGGCTGGCCAGTGGCAGCGATGACCTGAAAGTGGTGGTTTGGGACTGGGTGCGGCGGCAGCCAGTACTGGACTTTGAGAGCGGCCACAAAAGCAATGTCTTCCAG GCCAAGTTCCTTCCTAACAGTGGTGATTCCACCCTGGCCATGTGTGCCCGTGATGGGCAGGTGCGGGTAGCAGAGCTATCTGCTACACAGTGTTGCAAGAATACGAAGCGTGTGGCCCAACACAAGGGAGCGTCCCACAAG ttGGCCCTGGAACCGGACTCTCCCTGTACGTTTCTGTCCGCAGGTGAAGATGCAGTTGTCTTCACCATTGACCTCAGACAAGACCGGCCAGCTTC GAAACTGGTGGtgacaaaagaaaaggagaagaaagtgggGCTGTATACGATCTATGTGAATCCTGCCAATACCCACCAGTTTGCAGTGGGTGGACGAGATCAGTTTGTAAG GATTTACGACCAGAGGAAGATTGATGAGAACGAGAACAATGGAGTGCTCAAGAAATTCTGTCCTCATCACCTG GTGAACAGTGAGTCCAAAGCAAACATCACCTGTCTTGTGTACAGCCACGACGGCACAG AGCTCCTGGCCAGCTACAATGACGAAGACATTTACCTCTTCAACTCCTCTCACAGCGATGGGGCCCAGTATGTGAAGAGATACAAGGGCCACAGGAATAATGCCACAG TAAAAGGCGTCAATTTCTATGGCCCCAAGAGTGAGTTTGTGGTGAGCGGCAGTGACTGCGGGCACATCTTCCTTTGGGAGAAGTCCTCCTGCCAGATCGTTCAGTTCATGGAGGGGGACAAGGGAGGCGTG GTGAACTGTCTCGAGCCCCACCCTCACCTGCCAGTGCTGGCAACCAGTGGCCTTGACCATGACGTCAAGATCTGGGCGCCCACAGCTGAAACTTCCACTGAACTGACAGGGCTGAAGGAC GTGATTAAGAAGAACAAGCGGGAGCGGGATGAAGATAGCTTGCACCACACCGACCTGTTTGATAGCCACATGCTCTGGTTCCTCATGCATCACCTGAGACAGAGACGCCACCACCGG CGCTGGCGAGAACCTGGGGTTGGGGCCACAGATGCGGACTCCGACGAGTCTCCCAGCTCCTCCGACACCTCGGACGAGGAGGAGGGCCCCGACCGGGTGCAGTGCATGCCGTCCTGA
- the DCAF8 gene encoding DDB1- and CUL4-associated factor 8 isoform X4, translated as MSSKGSSADGKTDLANGSLSSSPEEMSGAEEGRETSSGIEVEASDLSLSLTGDDGGPNRTSTGSRGTDTESSGEDKDSDSMEDTGHYSINDENQVHDRSEEEEEEEEEEEEHPRRRVQRKRANRDQDSSDDERALEDWVSSETSALPRPRWQALPALRERELGSSARFVYEACGARVFVQRFRLQHGLEGHTGCVNTLHFNQRGTWLASGSDDLKVVVWDWVRRQPVLDFESGHKSNVFQAKFLPNSGDSTLAMCARDGQVRVAELSATQCCKNTKRVAQHKGASHKLALEPDSPCTFLSAGEDAVVFTIDLRQDRPASIYDQRKIDENENNGVLKKFCPHHLVNSESKANITCLVYSHDGTELLASYNDEDIYLFNSSHSDGAQYVKRYKGHRNNATVKGVNFYGPKSEFVVSGSDCGHIFLWEKSSCQIVQFMEGDKGGVVSMPCSAAWLRALAGKVNCLEPHPHLPVLATSGLDHDVKIWAPTAETSTELTGLKDVIKKNKRERDEDSLHHTDLFDSHMLWFLMHHLRQRRHHRRWREPGVGATDADSDESPSSSDTSDEEEGPDRVQCMPS; from the exons ATGTCCAGCAAAGGGAGCAGCGCAGATGGCAAAACAGACTTAGCCAATG GAAGCCTGTCTAGCAGTCCAGAGGAGATGTCTGGCgctgaggaggggagggagacatCCTCAGGCATTGAAGTGGAAGCCTCGGACCTGAGCTTGAGCTTGACTGGGGATGATGGTGGCCCCAATCGCACCAGCACAGGAAGTCGGGGTACAGATACAGAGAGCTCAGGTGAAGACAAGGACTCTGACAGCATGGAGGACACTGGCCATTACTCCATCAATGATGAAAACCAAGTCCATGACCgctcagaggaagaagaagaagaagaggaggaggaggaagagcatcCTCGGCGCCGTGTCCAGCGGAAGCGGGCCAACCGTGACCAGGACTCGTCAGATGATGAGCGGGCCCTGGAGGACTGGGTGTCTTCAGAGACATCCGCCCTGCCCCGACCTCGCTGGCAAGCCCTTCCTGCCCTGCGGGAGCGGGAGCTGGGTTCCAGTGCCCGTTTTGTATACGAGGCTTGTGGAGCAAGAGTCTTTGTGCAGCGTTTCCGCCTACAGCATGGGCTTGAGGGCCATACTGGTTGTGTCAACACCCTGCACTTTAACCAGCGCGGCACCTGGCTGGCCAGTGGCAGCGATGACCTGAAAGTGGTGGTTTGGGACTGGGTGCGGCGGCAGCCAGTACTGGACTTTGAGAGCGGCCACAAAAGCAATGTCTTCCAG GCCAAGTTCCTTCCTAACAGTGGTGATTCCACCCTGGCCATGTGTGCCCGTGATGGGCAGGTGCGGGTAGCAGAGCTATCTGCTACACAGTGTTGCAAGAATACGAAGCGTGTGGCCCAACACAAGGGAGCGTCCCACAAG ttGGCCCTGGAACCGGACTCTCCCTGTACGTTTCTGTCCGCAGGTGAAGATGCAGTTGTCTTCACCATTGACCTCAGACAAGACCGGCCAGCTTC GATTTACGACCAGAGGAAGATTGATGAGAACGAGAACAATGGAGTGCTCAAGAAATTCTGTCCTCATCACCTG GTGAACAGTGAGTCCAAAGCAAACATCACCTGTCTTGTGTACAGCCACGACGGCACAG AGCTCCTGGCCAGCTACAATGACGAAGACATTTACCTCTTCAACTCCTCTCACAGCGATGGGGCCCAGTATGTGAAGAGATACAAGGGCCACAGGAATAATGCCACAG TAAAAGGCGTCAATTTCTATGGCCCCAAGAGTGAGTTTGTGGTGAGCGGCAGTGACTGCGGGCACATCTTCCTTTGGGAGAAGTCCTCCTGCCAGATCGTTCAGTTCATGGAGGGGGACAAGGGAGGCGTGGTGAGTATGCCGTGCTCGGCTGCCTGGCTCCGTGCCCTCGCCGGCAAG GTGAACTGTCTCGAGCCCCACCCTCACCTGCCAGTGCTGGCAACCAGTGGCCTTGACCATGACGTCAAGATCTGGGCGCCCACAGCTGAAACTTCCACTGAACTGACAGGGCTGAAGGAC GTGATTAAGAAGAACAAGCGGGAGCGGGATGAAGATAGCTTGCACCACACCGACCTGTTTGATAGCCACATGCTCTGGTTCCTCATGCATCACCTGAGACAGAGACGCCACCACCGG CGCTGGCGAGAACCTGGGGTTGGGGCCACAGATGCGGACTCCGACGAGTCTCCCAGCTCCTCCGACACCTCGGACGAGGAGGAGGGCCCCGACCGGGTGCAGTGCATGCCGTCCTGA
- the DCAF8 gene encoding DDB1- and CUL4-associated factor 8 isoform X3: protein MSGAEEGRETSSGIEVEASDLSLSLTGDDGGPNRTSTGSRGTDTESSGEDKDSDSMEDTGHYSINDENQVHDRSEEEEEEEEEEEEHPRRRVQRKRANRDQDSSDDERALEDWVSSETSALPRPRWQALPALRERELGSSARFVYEACGARVFVQRFRLQHGLEGHTGCVNTLHFNQRGTWLASGSDDLKVVVWDWVRRQPVLDFESGHKSNVFQAKFLPNSGDSTLAMCARDGQVRVAELSATQCCKNTKRVAQHKGASHKLALEPDSPCTFLSAGEDAVVFTIDLRQDRPASKLVVTKEKEKKVGLYTIYVNPANTHQFAVGGRDQFVRIYDQRKIDENENNGVLKKFCPHHLVNSESKANITCLVYSHDGTELLASYNDEDIYLFNSSHSDGAQYVKRYKGHRNNATVKGVNFYGPKSEFVVSGSDCGHIFLWEKSSCQIVQFMEGDKGGVVSMPCSAAWLRALAGKVNCLEPHPHLPVLATSGLDHDVKIWAPTAETSTELTGLKDVIKKNKRERDEDSLHHTDLFDSHMLWFLMHHLRQRRHHRRWREPGVGATDADSDESPSSSDTSDEEEGPDRVQCMPS, encoded by the exons ATGTCTGGCgctgaggaggggagggagacatCCTCAGGCATTGAAGTGGAAGCCTCGGACCTGAGCTTGAGCTTGACTGGGGATGATGGTGGCCCCAATCGCACCAGCACAGGAAGTCGGGGTACAGATACAGAGAGCTCAGGTGAAGACAAGGACTCTGACAGCATGGAGGACACTGGCCATTACTCCATCAATGATGAAAACCAAGTCCATGACCgctcagaggaagaagaagaagaagaggaggaggaggaagagcatcCTCGGCGCCGTGTCCAGCGGAAGCGGGCCAACCGTGACCAGGACTCGTCAGATGATGAGCGGGCCCTGGAGGACTGGGTGTCTTCAGAGACATCCGCCCTGCCCCGACCTCGCTGGCAAGCCCTTCCTGCCCTGCGGGAGCGGGAGCTGGGTTCCAGTGCCCGTTTTGTATACGAGGCTTGTGGAGCAAGAGTCTTTGTGCAGCGTTTCCGCCTACAGCATGGGCTTGAGGGCCATACTGGTTGTGTCAACACCCTGCACTTTAACCAGCGCGGCACCTGGCTGGCCAGTGGCAGCGATGACCTGAAAGTGGTGGTTTGGGACTGGGTGCGGCGGCAGCCAGTACTGGACTTTGAGAGCGGCCACAAAAGCAATGTCTTCCAG GCCAAGTTCCTTCCTAACAGTGGTGATTCCACCCTGGCCATGTGTGCCCGTGATGGGCAGGTGCGGGTAGCAGAGCTATCTGCTACACAGTGTTGCAAGAATACGAAGCGTGTGGCCCAACACAAGGGAGCGTCCCACAAG ttGGCCCTGGAACCGGACTCTCCCTGTACGTTTCTGTCCGCAGGTGAAGATGCAGTTGTCTTCACCATTGACCTCAGACAAGACCGGCCAGCTTC GAAACTGGTGGtgacaaaagaaaaggagaagaaagtgggGCTGTATACGATCTATGTGAATCCTGCCAATACCCACCAGTTTGCAGTGGGTGGACGAGATCAGTTTGTAAG GATTTACGACCAGAGGAAGATTGATGAGAACGAGAACAATGGAGTGCTCAAGAAATTCTGTCCTCATCACCTG GTGAACAGTGAGTCCAAAGCAAACATCACCTGTCTTGTGTACAGCCACGACGGCACAG AGCTCCTGGCCAGCTACAATGACGAAGACATTTACCTCTTCAACTCCTCTCACAGCGATGGGGCCCAGTATGTGAAGAGATACAAGGGCCACAGGAATAATGCCACAG TAAAAGGCGTCAATTTCTATGGCCCCAAGAGTGAGTTTGTGGTGAGCGGCAGTGACTGCGGGCACATCTTCCTTTGGGAGAAGTCCTCCTGCCAGATCGTTCAGTTCATGGAGGGGGACAAGGGAGGCGTGGTGAGTATGCCGTGCTCGGCTGCCTGGCTCCGTGCCCTCGCCGGCAAG GTGAACTGTCTCGAGCCCCACCCTCACCTGCCAGTGCTGGCAACCAGTGGCCTTGACCATGACGTCAAGATCTGGGCGCCCACAGCTGAAACTTCCACTGAACTGACAGGGCTGAAGGAC GTGATTAAGAAGAACAAGCGGGAGCGGGATGAAGATAGCTTGCACCACACCGACCTGTTTGATAGCCACATGCTCTGGTTCCTCATGCATCACCTGAGACAGAGACGCCACCACCGG CGCTGGCGAGAACCTGGGGTTGGGGCCACAGATGCGGACTCCGACGAGTCTCCCAGCTCCTCCGACACCTCGGACGAGGAGGAGGGCCCCGACCGGGTGCAGTGCATGCCGTCCTGA
- the PEA15 gene encoding astrocytic phosphoprotein PEA-15 — protein MAEYGTLLQDLTNNITLEDLEQLKSACKEDIPSEKSEEITTGSAWFSFLESHNKLDKDNLSYIEHIFEISRRPDLLTMVVDYRTRVLKISEEDELDTKLTRIPSAKKYKDIIRQPSEEEIIKLAPPPKKA, from the exons ATGGCCGAGTACGGGACCCTCCTGCAGGACCTGACCAACAACATCACCCTGGAGGACCTGGAGCAGCTCAAGTCGGCCTGCAAGGAGGACATCCCCAGCGAGAAGAGCGAGGAGATCACGACCGGCAGCGCCTGGTTCAGCTTCCTGGAGAGCCACAACAAGCTGGACAAAG atAACCTCTCGTACATCGAGCACATCTTTGAGATCTCCCGCCGCCCCGACCTCCTCACCATGGTGGTGGACTACAGAACCCGCGTCCTGAAGATCTCGGAGGAGGATGAGCTGGACACCAAGCTCACCCGGATCCCCAGTGCCAAGAAGTACAAAG ACATTATCCGGCAGCCCTCTGAGGAGGAGATCATCAAATTGGCTCCACCACCGAAGAAAGCCTGA